The genomic segment GCATAATTCCTTTCAAATTTCATGTTTTCTCGTTCCAAttcgtaaaaataaaattaatttgattGCTATTTATGAATTTTCCTTCCAATCTTTTTCATCTTTCTAAGTTAATTTCCTAATTTCGTCGATTAACGCTAGAACTAACAGCTAATTCGAGACTTGCATCGTTTGGCTCTAGAAATCATATTTCATGTTCTTGCACAATATCGTGCCTGGAACGACCTCGCAAATTTTGTGTGCAAACAATAACATAAATATACAGATCTTTATAATATCGCATAGATAGTATACAATATAGATGATTgtttaatcaaaagtaatatttttagtcaAGATTCATACGCCTTCTACCATATTAACCAAGGATATCTGGAGAAAAAAGTAAGATTCTTCGTACGAACATTTATAGGATAGCCGATCAATTAACAACAATATGGATTTCAAACTAACTAATTAACACACTTTTGCATCAATCATCAAATACGGATGCTTGCTGCTACATGTGTACGCAGTCATGCATATGTTAAAACGCGCAAATGATTGCATATGTTAAAATGCGCAAAACATTCACCTGGAAAGCAGTTTATATTGATGCTGAATAAGATGGAGCACTAGATAACAGACGATTAACTTCATGTTATATGGGTGAATAAATTGGACAGTGAGGAACTAAAGGGAAACCAACATTTGGGAACTTCCAAATATTTGAGTAGAAGACCAAGTGGCTAGAATTCTTACCAAAACTGGGTAAAATCGGTAGCTCTCAAAGTTATGTCTCATTGATAACTCATAAGAATAATTGAACATCCAACTTCAGGGAAATATTAAAATTCTTCATTGACATTGTGTgccttcattttatttttttggaacAAGTAGGCATACATATGGAACTTCTCCCTGATGTTCTGTTGCATCATCATCACAATATGATGTGAATGCACTCTCCTCCCCTTAAATTCAAGTCATAGTACCTCATGTACTCGAAGAAAAAGGTTCTTTTAAAATTGACGGTAGCATACACAAAATGGAAAGTAATTAACAGATGCCGCATAACAAATTTCGCTCTGCGCAAAGAAAGGAGCTGATGAAAGAAGAGGGAAAAAGAACCACAATACCCAGAAGAGAAGACATCATCTAAGCAAAAGAAAACTGCGTCCAAAACTAGATTACTGCCTTACGGGTTAAAAACACTACATTACAAATGTTCATCTCATAAAGAAACTAAAAAATGAACACCTAGCGCTGACAAACAAGAATGGAGCAGTAAAGAAGGCAACCAAGTTTGCTAGGAACAGGTGAATATTACTCACAGACCAGTTTTATGTTGCTCAGCCGCCCCATGTGCGAAGTGGCACCTATCCCCATACGTGCACGACCCTTTGATGAAGTTCTCGCAGAGCTTGGTTTTATAGTTGCTTCCAGGTGCGAATGAGCCATTTGAAGAGCCTACATTAACAAGGAGCTCTCTTAACATTGCACTAGCTCGCTGAATTTGTTCAAATGTACCCTCAAGCTCAATGTTTCTAAGATTTGGATCTGTATCATGCTCTCGGATGGCTAACTTTGCCCCAGTTTGCCTACAAATCTGCTTGGAGTTCATTCCACCTTTCCCAATTATTGCACCAACACGGGATGCATCGACACTGATTTTGGCAGTGGCAGACACACCAAAACCTGCCATAGGCCCCGGCACTGGAGGCTCCATTCGAGTAGCCGCACGAGAATCATTCTCTGATGAATTGATGGGTCTGCCAAGTTCCCACTCTCCATGAGCAAAGTTGCAATTGTCCCCAAATTTGCAACCTTCAGCAGTGTTGTATCTGTTGCAAATTTTGGTCTTAATGGCAGCAGGAGCAGACCCATTTTGAGCATGTGGTGGTCCAGCTATGGCTCTGGTGGCTGGAGGAGGAGCCAGGTTCATCATCTGGGCCACAACCTTATAGCCACCAGGAACATAGTGAAGAAAGTGGCAGTTCTCACTAAATGGACAACCAGCAGTGCTGCACAACAGAGTCACTCCAATCAGAATTGGACCTTCCACCAGAAAAATAGGGCCCAAGGATCAATTGCTCCATGCGCCCccccccccaaaaaaaaaaggCCCCACCAACAAACAAACAGTAAGAAAGCCTGAGAAAACCTTACCAGATCATAGGAAATTATTCAAATGCCAGCCAGAAGTATAAAATATTTACAATAGATTAACACTCAGACAGcatgaacaaaaaaaaaattggtaatTAACATGCACAATGCCAACCAGACCCTGGATGCCCAAATTTATTTAAGAGGAgtttaaataacaaaaaaaaggcACTAAAACTCTGAACCATCACCGAGTCAAACAAAATTGAACAAGACCCGTCCCAGTCCACTTTTGTCAAATTTAGGAACAAGTTTAAACCTTCGTTGAGTTTTTTTTCTTCCTTTAAATAGTGCATTTCAAATGAAAACCCTTAGGATGGATCTTCATTCATTCGTCACCGTACAATATGTACTACCTCTCTCTCCACTTCATGGAAAAATCATAAATTACACGATATATCAAAAACAAGAAAGGCTGGAAAGCTTACGGAGAATACTTCAATCAATGGACTTTGGAATGAGTTTTCAAGGATTATCTTCTAATATTTCAAGATATATATTCCATCAAACAAAAAAACTTAAAAGCGAGTCGTTACATAACAGGTTTTTTTATCTCTCAGTCCATCACTAAATTATTACTTCAAGCTTGTCATATGGCAATATTTTTGGCTGATTTTGAGGCATTTGACGAGACACCAAAGATACCCTCCACTTCAAATCAAATATAGTTAGAAGTGTTTCATGTTTAAAACTTAAAAGGATGTGATGCAACCAGAGTAATATATTGAGATAAATCATAATGATCACAAGAAAGAGGTACTTTCTCATAACAAGCATGTGTAAACATACACTAACTACAAACCATCTCATGATTCATCATTGATCCGCCACTTCTTAGATGAGATTTTCTTCAATTTCTACATACAACTAAATTGTTGGAAAAATATTTACCTTGTTTCTCTCTCCAAAGCAAATAGAGAGCACAACAATTGCAAGGCATCAAATGACAGGAAATGTTATTTTTCATGGAGTGATCGGAAAGAACCATCGATGAAAGGAATCACCAAAAAATCCTTCCAGACTGTTAGCCAATTACTCTTATACAGTATACCTAATTTTTCCAGATTCTAGCTTTTCTCCACGGAAATTAAAactaagaaaaaataaatattttttaaattcgtAGAAAACAGAAATAATCTGTATCAGGCAAGTAATAGTATGGTAAAGGCAGTTTACGGGGAAAATTAACACCACAAGCTCTAATTGATATAATATGGTGTCTCATatccttgaaaaaaaaaaagagtttaAACACTTGAGACAATGCGACTATCACTCAAATCGGTTAAACTTGGAAAATGACCCCCACAGATTGCAATATAGCTACCAATGGTACAGAGCTTAAGGCAAATGATAATGATTCAGTTATGGACGCCTCGTAAATTAAGTTATAGATACACACATGGTGTTACACATAAAATCTTTAGTATACAAAAATCCCAACGTCCATGAACTGATATTAAGATATACTATCTCAATCCAATAACTTCATTGCTAGAAAAATTAATTCTAACTGTAGGTTAATATTTGCCAGTACGAAAAACAAATCGGTGCCCAAGGAAGTTGTGGCATTAGAGCTCGTTTTGTAGAGCTATAAGTAAAACCTCCAGATACCCAGATACATATTTATTTGTTAATGAAAGAGTAGAAACATTTATTACAATTAGCACACAACATTGTAAAACATTCGAATTTCAACTTTTATATTACGTAAGTTAAGATTTGAACCTGAAAAACTTGGTGCATGGCTTTGATTTGCTTCCTATACCACGTGACAAGGAGTCAATTTCTGTTACAAAAACGTTAATTACCTTTTCTCATTAGATTTCTTTGATTCTATTCATTTATTGACAtcaattaaatagatataagaTACCAAATAAATTCCAAGATCATTATTTCTTCTTCACCCAAAACATTATTCATAACGAAAGTTCGACAGCTACATGCTAGTAACAATAAATGCAAATCTCAACAGAAATTACATAAACATTTTGAACAAAATGTTCTGCAAAGTATCCCTTCAGAAACATAAAATCAAACTTAAGTTCCAGCATGAACATGCAAGTGCAATTTAAGTCCATTATACCTTGCTTTGTAGGGAAGCGTGGAGCAGAAAAGTAAGTGTTCACAAAATAATCGATTTTATCTATAAAAAGCAAATAAAGAACAACAAGGAATCAATACGCCAAAGCAAAATAATCtcaatttcaaaagaaaatctTGGGAAGTTAAAAATTAGTTCACATAAACACTGCCCAATGAAATTACACcgatattgaagtaaatatataGAGTACAACGCAAACAAGTTTAAAAACCATTATTTTAGCTTAACGAAATACCTGGCTTGGATTTCTTGAAACCTTCACTTCCGTTCAGACCGAATTCACCTCTTCCTCTCTTGCGAGTATCCATTGCTCCGAAACTCAGATCAAAATTGAACCTCGAACAACTCCAAGAGAGAGAAATTTCTGAAAGATAGAAGTTTTGTAGGAGGCAAATGAAAAAGCTAAAACTTCTTAATCAGTTTTTAGGGTTTTCGCCGTATCTAGGAGAAGTGGAGCGGGAAGAGCTTGAGAACAGTGAAGATTGGCAGTGGCGTAATTGTCAATATTTGTAAGAATAGGGTTACTTTGAAATTTGGACACTTAATTGTTGGGCTTGGAAATGTGGTAGGTGGGCCAATGTGTGGAAGCTAAACCCAAATTTCAGGCCCAAtagtta from the Primulina eburnea isolate SZY01 chromosome 3, ASM2296580v1, whole genome shotgun sequence genome contains:
- the LOC140827121 gene encoding zinc finger CCCH domain-containing protein 14-like produces the protein MDTRKRGRGEFGLNGSEGFKKSKPEIDSLSRGIGSKSKPCTKFFSTAGCPFSENCHFLHYVPGGYKVVAQMMNLAPPPATRAIAGPPHAQNGSAPAAIKTKICNRYNTAEGCKFGDNCNFAHGEWELGRPINSSENDSRAATRMEPPVPGPMAGFGVSATAKISVDASRVGAIIGKGGMNSKQICRQTGAKLAIREHDTDPNLRNIELEGTFEQIQRASAMLRELLVNVGSSNGSFAPGSNYKTKLCENFIKGSCTYGDRCHFAHGAAEQHKTGL